In the genome of Fusobacterium necrogenes, one region contains:
- a CDS encoding LysM peptidoglycan-binding domain-containing protein, giving the protein MIKVILFLILSLSSFSNNKLLIPTLSKNDEKQLIITLKPKIRFYIVKKGDTLEGIAKRFRMTVKELARRNNRDIEGILRIGEVLQVDEVENT; this is encoded by the coding sequence ATGATAAAAGTTATTTTATTTTTGATATTATCACTATCCTCTTTCAGTAATAATAAGCTACTTATTCCTACTCTGAGTAAAAATGATGAAAAACAGCTGATAATAACGTTAAAGCCAAAGATAAGGTTCTATATTGTAAAAAAAGGAGATACTTTAGAAGGTATAGCTAAGAGATTTAGAATGACTGTGAAAGAGTTAGCAAGAAGAAATAATAGAGATATAGAAGGAATATTAAGAATAGGAGAAGTACTTCAAGTAGATGAGGTGGAAAATACATGA